From Verrucomicrobia bacterium S94, the proteins below share one genomic window:
- the purH gene encoding bifunctional phosphoribosylaminoimidazolecarboxamide formyltransferase/IMP cyclohydrolase yields MNVKIERALLSVSDKAGILDFARHLHEMDVELLSTGGTAKAIREAGIPVKDVSEFTGFPEMLDGRVKTLTPQVHAGILYMRDNEEHVQTMADHGLGQIDLVCVNLYPFEETIAKEGVTLPEAIEQIDIGGPTMIRSAAKNMKFVTVVTDPADYARVIDEMKANGGATTESFRFVLGQKVYARVAEYNAAIAAYLAEQVAEQKLAKPFVKAYSDGTELRYGENSHQKAWLYKDADSRESTIALANVLHGKEMSYNNYVDGDGALEAVKDLAGRPGVSVIKHTNPCGYATGETLAEAFEAAWAGDPVSAFGSVIAVTEKVDMATAQCLDGRFIEAIIAPGYDEDALDHLKKKKNLRILKLNEPMGKALPQRMVKHINGGLLVQDVDTEILEKWDVPTEAPFDENKKELALFGIAAAKHTKSNAIVLVQEYKPGQFRVLGMGAGQPNRVDALKKLSVSKAVENLKTENPDITEEEIQNVIGECVFVSEAFFPFADSIDAASEMGAKFIVQPGGSIRDDEVIEACNKYGIAMAMTGMRHFKH; encoded by the coding sequence ATGAACGTAAAGATTGAGCGCGCACTTTTAAGTGTATCCGATAAAGCGGGGATTCTGGACTTTGCCCGTCACCTGCACGAAATGGACGTGGAGCTGCTTTCCACCGGCGGTACCGCGAAGGCGATTCGCGAGGCCGGTATTCCTGTAAAGGATGTTTCTGAATTCACCGGGTTCCCGGAAATGCTCGATGGCCGCGTGAAAACGCTCACTCCGCAGGTTCATGCCGGTATTCTCTACATGCGCGACAACGAAGAGCATGTGCAGACCATGGCGGATCACGGCCTCGGTCAAATCGATCTCGTATGTGTGAATCTTTATCCGTTTGAAGAAACCATTGCCAAAGAGGGGGTCACCCTGCCGGAAGCGATTGAGCAGATTGATATCGGCGGTCCGACGATGATTCGTTCTGCAGCGAAAAATATGAAATTTGTGACGGTTGTCACTGATCCGGCGGATTATGCGCGGGTGATTGACGAAATGAAAGCCAACGGCGGGGCCACCACGGAGTCTTTCCGTTTTGTGCTGGGGCAGAAAGTGTATGCCCGTGTTGCGGAATACAATGCCGCGATTGCTGCGTATCTCGCTGAACAGGTTGCTGAACAGAAACTGGCGAAACCGTTTGTGAAGGCGTATTCCGATGGCACGGAACTGCGCTATGGTGAAAATTCCCATCAGAAAGCCTGGCTCTATAAAGATGCCGACTCCCGTGAATCCACTATCGCGCTGGCGAACGTTCTGCACGGTAAGGAAATGAGCTACAATAACTATGTTGATGGCGATGGTGCACTCGAAGCCGTGAAGGATCTGGCCGGCCGGCCGGGTGTCTCTGTGATTAAGCACACCAACCCATGCGGATACGCCACCGGTGAAACACTGGCGGAAGCGTTTGAAGCGGCGTGGGCGGGTGATCCGGTTTCGGCTTTCGGGTCCGTGATTGCTGTGACTGAAAAGGTGGATATGGCGACCGCTCAGTGTCTCGACGGCCGTTTCATCGAAGCTATCATTGCTCCGGGTTACGACGAAGATGCTCTGGATCATCTGAAGAAGAAAAAGAACCTGCGTATTCTGAAGCTCAACGAGCCGATGGGTAAGGCGCTGCCGCAGCGGATGGTTAAGCACATTAACGGCGGTCTGCTGGTGCAGGATGTGGATACGGAAATTCTGGAGAAGTGGGACGTTCCTACAGAAGCTCCGTTCGATGAAAATAAAAAAGAGCTCGCGCTTTTCGGAATCGCTGCGGCTAAACATACCAAATCCAACGCCATCGTGCTGGTGCAGGAGTATAAACCGGGCCAGTTCCGTGTGCTCGGTATGGGGGCCGGTCAGCCGAACCGCGTGGACGCGCTGAAAAAACTTTCGGTTTCCAAAGCGGTGGAAAACCTGAAAACCGAAAATCCGGACATTACTGAAGAGGAGATTCAGAACGTCATCGGCGAATGTGTCTTTGTTTCCGAAGCGTTCTTCCCGTTTGCGGACAGTATTGATGCGGCCAGCGAAATGGGTGCGAAGTTTATCGTGCAGCCGGGCGGTTCGATCCGTGACGATGAAGTGATCGAAGCCTGCAATAAATACGGCATTGCCATGGCGATGACCGGCATGCGCCACTTTAAACATTGA
- a CDS encoding hemolysin III family protein, with the protein MDRKKPDYSAGEELVNAITHGIGAVIGVAALVLLVVFSALRKGPWEIVSCAIYGATFIILFLGSTLYHSSRQPKVRKVMKIIDHSAIYLLIAGTYTPFTLAPLRGALGWSIFGIIWSCALIGIVLKAFFTGRYKWVSLGSYLFMGWLCVIAVKPLFESLSTTGFVFFVVGGLCYTIGAVFYAMKSVKWSHAIWHLFVLAGSLCHFFSILFGIAL; encoded by the coding sequence ATGGACCGTAAAAAACCGGATTACAGTGCCGGCGAGGAGCTGGTAAATGCCATTACACACGGAATCGGCGCAGTCATCGGTGTGGCGGCGCTGGTTCTGCTGGTTGTCTTCAGTGCGCTTCGGAAAGGACCGTGGGAAATTGTCAGTTGTGCAATTTACGGGGCGACGTTCATCATCCTGTTCCTCGGTTCCACACTTTATCATTCCTCAAGGCAGCCGAAGGTGCGGAAGGTGATGAAGATTATTGATCATTCCGCCATTTATCTGCTGATTGCCGGAACCTATACGCCCTTCACGCTGGCCCCTCTGCGCGGTGCTCTGGGGTGGAGTATTTTCGGCATCATCTGGAGCTGTGCGCTGATCGGCATTGTGCTTAAGGCCTTTTTTACCGGACGCTATAAATGGGTCTCTTTGGGGAGCTATCTCTTTATGGGCTGGCTTTGTGTGATTGCAGTGAAACCGCTGTTTGAATCGCTCTCCACGACGGGATTTGTATTTTTTGTGGTCGGCGGCCTGTGTTATACTATCGGTGCGGTATTCTACGCCATGAAATCGGTAAAGTGGTCTCATGCCATCTGGCACCTGTTTGTTCTTGCGGGCAGTCTCTGTCATTTTTTCAGTATTCTTTTCGGCATCGCTTTATAA